Proteins encoded by one window of Bacteroidales bacterium:
- a CDS encoding MFS transporter: MSAYATPLKDKVPLGQKAAFGAGHLVNNLLPGSLGVFAFFLLTAFGMDPFLAGLLGGLPRFFDAITDPIMGYISDNTKSRFGRRKPYIFIGAILSGILFAVLWQLYPDNSQLYNFWYFLIFSMIYLIGNTMFSTPLIGLGYEMTFDYNERTRLMGFSQTLGQVAWMIVPWFWVLIANPDLFETQAIGVRRLSVIVGAACMILGLMPALFCKEIDQANLTNRDDLTLKNIARNFKGLLKGMKQVFRNAPFVKLCGATFLVFNGFQMVASFSYFIIVFYMFKGDYGLAGTWPAWFSTISAVTTAFLIIPLITWMSNRWGKRNAFIISTAISMVGYALKWWGFNPENPWMIFMPIPLMVFGIGGLFTLMMSMTADVCDLDELTNGMPRKEGTFGAIYWWMVKLGQGLALVLGGLVLKLVGFDQNAAQQTADTITNLRLADIIVPAFTAGLAIIVMWKYDMTEEKARGIKDELVKRRGEL; this comes from the coding sequence ATGTCAGCTTACGCTACACCCTTAAAAGACAAAGTCCCATTGGGACAAAAAGCCGCCTTTGGGGCTGGCCACTTAGTCAACAACTTACTACCAGGTTCTTTAGGCGTTTTCGCTTTCTTTTTGCTAACGGCCTTTGGAATGGATCCCTTCCTGGCCGGTTTGCTTGGCGGTTTGCCGCGATTTTTTGATGCCATTACTGACCCTATCATGGGCTATATTTCGGATAATACCAAATCGAGATTTGGTCGCAGGAAACCATATATTTTTATCGGAGCTATTCTCAGCGGTATTTTGTTTGCCGTTTTATGGCAACTCTATCCGGACAATTCACAGCTATACAATTTCTGGTATTTCCTGATTTTTTCAATGATATACCTGATTGGCAACACCATGTTTTCCACCCCGCTCATTGGATTGGGCTATGAAATGACCTTTGATTACAATGAAAGAACCCGTTTGATGGGTTTTTCACAAACCCTTGGGCAAGTAGCCTGGATGATCGTTCCCTGGTTTTGGGTATTGATCGCTAATCCTGATTTATTTGAAACCCAGGCAATAGGTGTACGAAGGCTTTCGGTCATTGTCGGAGCCGCCTGCATGATCCTCGGTTTAATGCCGGCTTTATTCTGCAAAGAAATTGACCAGGCCAACCTGACAAACCGCGACGATCTTACCTTAAAAAATATTGCCCGGAATTTCAAGGGCTTGTTGAAGGGAATGAAGCAGGTGTTCAGGAATGCTCCTTTTGTGAAGCTTTGCGGAGCAACATTTTTGGTCTTCAACGGATTCCAGATGGTGGCATCATTCAGCTACTTCATCATTGTTTTTTATATGTTCAAGGGCGATTACGGCCTGGCAGGAACATGGCCGGCATGGTTCTCAACAATCAGCGCTGTAACAACTGCCTTTTTGATCATCCCGCTTATCACATGGATGTCGAACCGCTGGGGTAAAAGAAATGCATTTATAATTTCAACAGCCATCTCGATGGTAGGTTATGCCCTGAAATGGTGGGGCTTCAATCCTGAAAACCCATGGATGATCTTCATGCCCATTCCTTTGATGGTGTTTGGTATTGGCGGCCTTTTTACCCTGATGATGAGCATGACCGCAGATGTTTGCGATCTGGATGAGCTTACTAATGGAATGCCAAGAAAAGAAGGAACATTTGGTGCTATTTACTGGTGGATGGTGAAGTTGGGCCAGGGCCTGGCACTTGTATTGGGTGGTCTGGTTCTCAAGCTGGTTGGCTTTGACCAAAATGCTGCACAACAAACAGCCGATACCATCACCAACCTCAGACTCGCTGATATTATTGTTCCGGCATTCACCGCCGGGCTTGCCATTATAGTAATGTGGAAATATGATATGACCGAAGAAAAGGCAAGAGGTATCAAAGATGAGTTGGTGAAAAGAAGAGGAGAGTTGTAA
- a CDS encoding glycosyl hydrolase, whose product MSYRAERYLKFRESGLIPKESFFDDKTGDEVRDLFLEILYGGVHGFCFSLYEDGQKPGDIIPEEQIRRRMKILQPYTKWIRSFSCIEGNEKIPRIAKEFGIKTLVGAWLGKEEDKNQQEIENLIQLAKDGFVDIAAVGNEVLYRHDLSEEELLDYIHRVKKEIPEIPVGYVDAYYEFAQRPALADACDVILSNCYPFWEGTDFKYSLEHMRQMFHQATLAGKGKKVIITETGWPSKGESLGSSIPTQLNAIKYFINTQLWAIDENIEVFYFSSFDESWKIGNEGEVGAYWGVWDRYEKLKYANESFSKIEN is encoded by the coding sequence ATGTCGTACAGAGCAGAAAGGTATTTGAAATTCAGGGAATCCGGGTTGATTCCGAAAGAAAGCTTTTTTGATGATAAAACCGGTGATGAGGTCAGGGATTTATTCCTTGAGATCCTTTACGGTGGTGTGCATGGCTTCTGCTTCAGTCTTTACGAAGACGGCCAGAAACCCGGAGATATAATCCCGGAAGAACAGATAAGACGCAGGATGAAAATTCTGCAGCCCTACACCAAGTGGATCCGTTCATTCTCATGCATCGAGGGAAATGAAAAGATTCCCAGGATTGCCAAAGAATTTGGGATCAAAACACTGGTAGGCGCCTGGCTGGGAAAAGAAGAGGATAAAAACCAACAGGAAATCGAGAATCTGATTCAACTGGCCAAAGATGGTTTTGTTGATATAGCCGCTGTTGGCAATGAAGTGCTGTACCGGCATGATCTATCAGAAGAAGAATTGCTGGATTACATCCATAGGGTAAAAAAAGAAATCCCCGAAATCCCGGTAGGTTATGTTGATGCTTACTATGAATTTGCCCAGCGTCCAGCTTTGGCCGATGCCTGCGATGTGATTTTAAGCAATTGCTATCCTTTCTGGGAAGGTACCGATTTCAAATATTCGTTGGAGCACATGAGGCAAATGTTTCATCAAGCTACACTGGCCGGAAAAGGCAAAAAGGTCATCATCACCGAAACAGGTTGGCCAAGTAAAGGTGAGAGCCTTGGTAGTTCAATCCCAACTCAACTGAATGCCATTAAATATTTCATCAACACCCAGTTATGGGCGATTGATGAAAATATTGAAGTGTTCTATTTTTCCTCATTTGATGAATCGTGGAAAATTGGAAATGAAGGAGAGGTTGGCGCTTATTGGGGAGTTTGGGATCGCTATGAGAAATTAAAATATGCCAATGAAAGCTTTTCAAAAATTGAAAATTGA
- a CDS encoding glycosyl hydrolase, which produces MKAFQKLKIDPGRAICYSGFRQGQHPGGIYPSYEQVKEDLLLLHGHWKYLRLFDCDQHAETVLDVINKEKLDFRLMLGAYIGAEMNNFNCPWNGGVYSEERLELNRVHNQNSINRLIELANQYPDLIFSASVGNEACVEWTDHFVPERKVLNFVKQVKGKIQQPVTFCENYVAWLVKLGKVAAEVDFISIHTYPVWEYKHINDALDYTKENYYSVVKKYPDKPVVITEAGWATSSNGRGIHPENVNEEYQKMYFEMLMDWTEKEGIPTFFFEAFDETWKGSPEPLEPEKHWGLFKIDRTQKLAIKHLLPI; this is translated from the coding sequence ATGAAAGCTTTTCAAAAATTGAAAATTGATCCCGGAAGGGCAATTTGTTATTCAGGTTTCAGGCAGGGCCAGCATCCTGGCGGAATTTATCCGTCCTATGAGCAAGTAAAGGAAGATTTGTTACTCCTTCATGGGCACTGGAAGTATTTACGCCTTTTTGACTGCGATCAGCATGCTGAAACTGTACTGGATGTGATCAACAAAGAAAAGCTGGATTTCCGGCTGATGTTGGGAGCCTATATTGGCGCTGAAATGAACAACTTTAATTGCCCCTGGAATGGCGGCGTCTATTCAGAGGAACGACTGGAATTAAACAGGGTTCACAACCAAAACAGCATCAACAGGCTGATTGAACTCGCAAATCAATACCCGGATTTAATTTTTTCTGCGTCAGTCGGAAATGAGGCATGTGTGGAGTGGACTGACCATTTCGTTCCAGAAAGAAAAGTTCTTAATTTTGTAAAACAAGTAAAAGGAAAAATTCAGCAGCCTGTTACATTTTGTGAGAATTATGTTGCCTGGCTCGTAAAACTTGGAAAAGTAGCAGCAGAAGTAGATTTCATTTCTATACATACTTATCCGGTTTGGGAATACAAGCACATTAATGATGCACTGGATTACACAAAGGAAAATTATTACTCAGTAGTAAAAAAGTACCCCGATAAACCGGTGGTGATTACTGAGGCAGGTTGGGCAACCAGTTCAAACGGAAGAGGCATCCATCCCGAAAATGTTAATGAAGAATACCAGAAGATGTACTTTGAAATGTTGATGGATTGGACGGAGAAAGAAGGTATCCCAACCTTTTTCTTTGAAGCCTTCGATGAAACATGGAAAGGTTCTCCTGAACCCCTGGAGCCTGAAAAACATTGGGGTTTGTTTAAAATTGACCGAACACAAAAACTAGCTATCAAGCATTTGCTTCCAATATAA
- a CDS encoding T9SS type A sorting domain-containing protein, whose translation MKKFTIIFLMLSASVSFAQNAPINFEPGGQGADWTWTVFENATNPPVEIIANPNPAGINTSATVAKFTALQIGQPWAGCESAHGNDDLGPFVLDATNSLIKIMVWKPVISDVGIKLVAASGWAQPEIKVANTLVNQWEELTFNFSAYPNPPGSEGQYDQIVIFPDFDLSGRTQDNVCYFDNISFNPAGTSPDEPTVAAPTPPARDPGDVISIFSHAYTNVSGTDFNPGWGQSTIVSFPLIQGNETMKYANFNYQGTQFANALDVTAMETLHLDMWTADATLVEIYCISTGPVETAYVLPITPSQWVSYDIPLSAFTNVDMADLIQLKFAGGNGSQTIYLDNLYFYKSGSGPGVTPRNPIDFESGGYGANWTWTVFENNTNPPLQIIPNPDQTGNNTSATVAKFTALQAGNPWAGVESAHGDSDLGPFVLNNTNSIIKIMVWKPVISDVGIKLVAATGWAQPEIKIANTLTNQWEELSFDFSSFPNPPASEGMYDQIVVFPDFDMAGRIQDNVIYFDNITFNQVVGISDLRLPNRINIYPNPVKLGEQVYLGSEDEQFEVLDLSGRVLISASASVIETDRLTQGVYILRILSKDGEIQTQKLVVN comes from the coding sequence ATGAAAAAGTTTACAATTATTTTTTTGATGCTATCTGCATCAGTAAGTTTCGCTCAAAATGCACCCATCAATTTCGAACCGGGTGGTCAGGGAGCCGATTGGACATGGACTGTTTTTGAAAACGCCACCAATCCTCCGGTTGAAATCATTGCAAATCCAAATCCAGCCGGAATTAACACTTCGGCAACAGTTGCCAAATTTACTGCATTGCAAATTGGACAACCCTGGGCGGGTTGCGAATCAGCACATGGCAATGACGATCTTGGCCCATTTGTGTTGGACGCTACAAATTCCCTTATCAAGATCATGGTTTGGAAACCTGTAATCAGCGATGTTGGAATCAAGTTGGTTGCAGCCTCCGGATGGGCTCAACCAGAAATAAAAGTTGCCAACACATTGGTTAACCAGTGGGAAGAGCTTACCTTTAATTTTTCTGCTTATCCAAATCCTCCTGGCTCAGAGGGACAATATGATCAGATCGTAATATTCCCGGATTTTGATTTATCGGGCAGAACCCAGGACAATGTATGTTATTTCGATAACATTTCATTTAATCCAGCCGGAACTTCACCTGATGAACCAACCGTTGCAGCCCCAACACCTCCGGCTCGTGATCCCGGTGATGTGATTTCAATTTTCAGCCATGCATACACCAATGTTTCCGGAACCGATTTTAATCCAGGCTGGGGGCAATCAACAATTGTAAGTTTCCCCCTGATCCAAGGTAATGAAACTATGAAATATGCTAATTTCAACTACCAGGGTACCCAGTTTGCCAATGCGTTAGATGTAACAGCAATGGAAACTCTACACCTTGATATGTGGACAGCAGATGCGACACTTGTTGAAATCTACTGCATCAGCACCGGACCTGTTGAAACTGCTTATGTATTGCCCATTACACCAAGTCAATGGGTGAGTTACGACATTCCCTTATCGGCATTTACGAATGTAGACATGGCCGATCTCATCCAACTTAAATTTGCTGGTGGAAATGGTTCGCAAACCATTTACCTTGACAATCTCTACTTTTACAAATCCGGTTCAGGGCCCGGAGTCACTCCAAGGAATCCTATTGATTTTGAATCCGGTGGATATGGAGCCAATTGGACATGGACAGTTTTTGAAAACAACACCAATCCACCATTGCAAATCATTCCAAATCCGGATCAGACAGGAAACAATACTTCTGCCACAGTTGCGAAATTTACGGCTTTGCAAGCAGGAAATCCCTGGGCGGGCGTTGAATCGGCCCATGGAGATAGCGACCTCGGACCATTTGTGCTGAATAACACGAATTCCATTATCAAGATTATGGTATGGAAACCTGTAATCAGCGATGTAGGAATCAAGTTGGTAGCTGCCACCGGTTGGGCACAACCCGAAATCAAAATAGCCAACACCCTGACCAACCAATGGGAAGAGCTTAGTTTTGATTTTTCCAGTTTTCCGAATCCTCCGGCTTCCGAAGGTATGTATGATCAGATTGTTGTCTTCCCTGATTTTGATATGGCAGGAAGAATCCAGGACAATGTTATTTATTTCGATAACATAACATTCAACCAGGTGGTAGGTATCAGTGATTTACGTCTCCCCAACCGTATTAATATTTATCCAAATCCTGTTAAACTAGGCGAACAGGTTTATCTCGGTTCTGAAGACGAACAGTTTGAAGTACTTGATCTGAGCGGCAGGGTGCTGATTTCAGCCAGCGCTTCTGTTATTGAGACAGATAGACTTACACAGGGAGTATATATCTTAAGAATTCTCAGCAAAGATGGTGAAATTCAAACACAAAAGTTAGTTGTAAACTAA